The following DNA comes from Desulfomonile tiedjei.
GGCGCGATCCGCGACCCGCAGGGAACAAAACCGCCCAGGATAAAAAGAGTCGACTGGCCCAAACCGTACGTGTGGAAAGAAGATTGCGTAGGCTGCGAAGTGTGCAGTGCGGTCTGCCCCTTCCAGGCTCTAGGGATGTACGAAGTGGACAACGAATACATCGCAGGCCTTTACGACCCCAAGGCGTGTGTAGGATGCGGCCTGTGCGAACAGGCATGCCCGGTCCACGCGGTCCAGTTGGTGTGGCCCGAGGCCGCTAAGAAATCAGCCTGAACCCCCTGTGCGCGCCGCGCATTTGTTTCCACGGAGCGTTTTCGGATCCAGCGCGGCGCGGTCCTGCATCCCCTGAGGATGTTTTGTTGCAGCGACCTTTCGGAGGACTTCAAGGGACCCAAAGATGGTTCCTTGGGAAGCCTCCGGGGGCTTTATCAGTGAAGAGTGATGATTATTTTTCGTTTTCGGCATTTTCCTCTTGACAGGTTTTTTGAGGCAGGGTATATGTAGTGCTTCCCCATCAAAGGGGCAGTCGAAAATTCCAGCGAACCTTTCTTCTTGACAGGTGACATATTAAACGGATAAGCTGGAAGCTGGGGGCTATGGGCAAAACCGTCCCCGTTGATCTTTGAAAACTGAATAGTAAGACGTTCGGGTCAACGATACTTCAGTATAACTGGAGAGTTTGATCCTGGCTCAGAACGAACGCTGGCGGCGTGCCTAACACATGCAAGTCGTACGAGAAACACGTCCTTCGGGATGTGGAGTAAAGTGGCGCACGGGTGAGTAACACGTGGGTAACCTGCCTCAGGGACCGGGATAACTGGCCGAAAGGCCCGCTAATACCGGATAAGACCACATGAGCTTCGGCTCAAGGGGTCAAAGTCGGCCTCTCGAAGAAGCCGGCGCCCAGGGATGGGCTCGCGGACCATTAGCTTGTTGGTAGGG
Coding sequences within:
- a CDS encoding 4Fe-4S binding protein: MAYQIVQEECKGCQTCARACPTRASSGEKKQPHSIDASRCIECGVCARGCPYGAIRDPQGTKPPRIKRVDWPKPYVWKEDCVGCEVCSAVCPFQALGMYEVDNEYIAGLYDPKACVGCGLCEQACPVHAVQLVWPEAAKKSA